One genomic region from Marinomonas maritima encodes:
- a CDS encoding TRAP transporter substrate-binding protein, translating to MLKLTSALLIGGLASTASFAEKWHMPTPYGDGNLPTQIAYTFAQEIKDNTKGELDITVHSGGSLVKHTEIPRSVKSGQVQIGEVFLGILGNENPVYKHDNIPFLATSFEDAKRLWEAAKPEVSKQLDKDGMMLLYAVAWPAQSLYSKEPVNTLADLAGTKMRAYSPSTSRLADLMGTTPTTIQVPDIPQAFSTGIIQAMITSPSTGVDSQAWDYVNNYTDIQAWIPKNIVVVNKRSFRRLDKATQQVILDAAKHAEAAGWTKVAARAAKDKATLIENGIMASDPSPALLKELQAIGKTMTEEWKAEAPKDVGAILSRYQNGM from the coding sequence ATGTTGAAATTAACCAGCGCGTTACTTATTGGTGGGCTTGCGTCTACTGCCAGCTTTGCAGAGAAATGGCATATGCCAACGCCTTACGGAGACGGCAATCTGCCAACTCAAATCGCTTATACTTTTGCTCAAGAAATCAAAGACAACACCAAAGGTGAACTTGATATTACGGTTCACTCCGGTGGTTCATTGGTCAAACACACTGAAATTCCTCGCTCTGTTAAATCAGGACAAGTACAAATAGGTGAAGTGTTTCTTGGTATTCTAGGCAATGAAAACCCTGTTTATAAACATGACAACATTCCCTTTCTAGCCACGTCTTTTGAAGACGCAAAAAGACTGTGGGAAGCCGCTAAACCAGAAGTGTCAAAACAACTGGATAAAGACGGCATGATGCTACTTTACGCCGTAGCGTGGCCAGCCCAAAGCCTTTACAGCAAAGAGCCCGTTAATACCTTAGCCGATTTAGCAGGCACGAAAATGCGTGCTTACAGCCCATCCACATCACGCCTTGCGGACTTGATGGGGACGACGCCAACAACAATTCAAGTGCCAGACATTCCTCAAGCGTTTAGCACAGGCATCATTCAAGCAATGATCACGTCACCGTCTACTGGTGTCGACAGCCAAGCATGGGATTATGTTAATAACTACACGGATATCCAAGCTTGGATTCCGAAAAACATCGTTGTGGTGAACAAACGCTCTTTTCGTCGTTTAGATAAAGCCACTCAGCAAGTCATACTGGATGCAGCAAAACACGCAGAAGCAGCAGGTTGGACCAAAGTGGCGGCACGTGCAGCGAAAGACAAAGCAACCTTGATTGAAAACGGCATCATGGCATCAGATCCTTCTCCTGCGTTGCTAAAAGAGCTGCAAGCCATTGGTAAAACCATGACAGAAGAATGGAAAGCAGAAGCGCCTAAAGACGTCGGCGCGATTTTGTCTCGTTACCAGAACGGAATGTAA
- a CDS encoding TRAP transporter small permease, with product MSQIKEKLYQCSGLLSGLCIVIITLLLLAQIVGRLFGFIVPSAEDFAGYALASSTFLGLAYTFREGGHIRVTLLIQRFSPVPRKIQEGIILLLSLGLLCYLSYACSYMVYESYIYDEVSYGYVPVPLWIPQMPVAIGVIALTLAILDALVMVLRGKKPTYSEQEDALSLEEI from the coding sequence ATGAGCCAAATAAAAGAAAAACTTTACCAATGCTCTGGCCTGTTGTCCGGTTTGTGTATCGTCATCATCACCTTGTTATTGTTAGCACAAATCGTTGGCCGCTTATTCGGTTTCATTGTGCCGTCTGCAGAGGATTTTGCAGGCTATGCTCTGGCATCCTCTACCTTTTTAGGGCTGGCTTATACCTTCCGTGAAGGTGGGCATATTCGTGTCACTCTGCTGATACAACGCTTCTCACCTGTGCCTCGTAAAATACAGGAAGGTATTATCCTCCTATTGTCTCTCGGATTGCTGTGTTACTTGTCTTACGCTTGTTCTTATATGGTGTACGAATCTTATATTTATGACGAAGTCTCTTACGGCTACGTCCCTGTTCCACTGTGGATACCACAAATGCCCGTTGCTATTGGGGTGATCGCTCTCACTCTCGCTATTTTAGATGCACTCGTCATGGTACTTCGTGGCAAAAAACCGACTTACAGTGAACAAGAAGACGCGCTGTCTTTGGAGGAAATCTAA